The stretch of DNA ggctgcttttccaatttctgtgtttttgtcaCAATTATTCACCCTGTGTATCTTATACTCTTTACtactacttatttttctttaaagacaaagtcttgctcttttgcccaggctggagtacagtggcaaggtcatagctcactgcagcctcatactCCCAGGCtaaactgatcctcccacctcagcctccctagtagcgaggactacaggtgtgcaccaccatgccgagttaatttttaaaattttttgtagagacagggtctcactatgtctcatgggctggttttgaactcctctCAAACGatcctctacctcagcctcccagagtgctggaagcAAGCCACTGTGCTGAGCTGCTGGTCACCCTCTCTACACTAACAACTATGGATGTGCCAATCAATGCTGAGATGCTCTGATAAACTCTTAAGAATCTGTTTCCCCAAATCACCACAAAACTGCTTGTTGTAGCCAGTACACAAGCCAAGGAAGCTGGCCACTAGGATCCcctgaattactttttttttttcttgaggtgcggtctcactctgtcgcccaagctggagtacagtggcacgatctctgctcactgcaatgtccacctcctgggttcaagcgattcttctgcctcagcctcccgagtagctgggactacaggtacgtgccacaacacctggctaattttttaatttttagtacacACGGGGtttccatattggccaggctagtctcgaactcctgacctcgtgatccgcccaccatggcctcccaaagtgctgggataacatgcatgagctgccgtgcccggCCCTTGAATTACCTATGACTTTATCAAGGGACAGGGTCACCTGTGTTGTTAAAGCTGAGCTGATGACAGTTCCACAAATGTTAACTGAACAAAGTGCCACACTATGTGCCTGTGTCTGAAGATGAATGAGACACAATCTGTGTGTTCTCGGAGCTTCTCCAAGGTGAACTTTTCTGGGGCTTAACCTGCAACTGGCCAGGAACAGCAGCTTAGACTCTCATCAATAGCTGTGCTATTTCAAAGTACTGGCATTCTCCCAGAACACCCCCCAGGGTGTCAAAATTTAGCCAAAGCTAACTTCAAATGAACACAAAGTCCTTACtttctcaaaggaaaacaaaacaaaacaaaacagaacaaaaaacccCCCAGATTTATTTAGCTTAAACATTTCCCCTGATCTAAAGAGAAAGATGTCAAAAGATACCTAGGACTTATACACAAGCACCCACCCCAATGAACTCAGATAAcctgaaagaaaaaaggacaaagttGTTCAACTTAGAAAATTATCTTCGCTTTTGAAAGATGTTTCCACGTCCCATTCCACGTCCTCTTCCTCTTGCGGCCActgaaagggaagaagagaaaatatgacGCCAGGTCAGTGTGGTCAGTGAATGCTCATAGCACAGAGTAGCCAGGGCCCTAGGACACCAGTTAGAAGGGTTCTGAAGGGTCACCTGGTCCAACACCACCCTGGCCATTGCATTTCcacccccccgccttttttttttttgagacggagtcccactctgtcgcccaggctggagtgcagtggcatgatctcggctcactgcaatctccacctcctgggatcaggtgattctcatgtctcagcctcccacttgagtagctgggactacaggcgtgaaccataacgcccggctaatttcctgtatttttagtagagacagggtttcaccatgttggccaggctggtctcgaactcctgacctcaggtgatccacccacctcggcctaccaaagtgtcaggattacaggcatgagccaacacgtcTGGCTGACAGCTATTGCATTTCACaggggagatggagatggaggggcaggggctggggcctggcatCAGAGCAGGAGCTAGCAGCACACTCTTGCCTTCCAGTCCCACACTGCTCTCTACAGGAGGCTGGGAGGTAGCATGCTGAGGGCAAAGAAGGTGGTCTGAGAGCTACAGAAAAGACAAATCCCTGGGGCTGGCCTTGGGTGAGCTGAAAAACATTATAGATGCATTGAATTCATTTTTTCAATTCTGAAACAAATATAGTTAAGTGTTAACATGTGTTAGATCTGGGAGAAGGGTTatattatcttttgtatttttttctgagaaaataattatttcgggctgggtgcagtggcttatgtctgtaaccccaggactttgcgagtccaaggcaggcagatcacttgaggtcataagtttgagaccagattggccaacatggtaaaaccccttctatactgaacacacaaaaattagctgcatgtgttGGTATACGCCTGCattcccagttactcgggaggctgaggcaagagaatcacttgaacctgggagtcggaggaggttgcagtgagctgagatcaagccaccgtgctgcagcctgggcgatggagactcagtctccaaaaaaaaaaaaaaaaaaaaaaagaattatttcatagtagtaaaaagaaaacactctcaggccgggcgtggtggctcacacttgtaatcccagcactttgggaggccgaggtgggcggatcacgaggtcaggagatcgagaccacagtgaaaccccggtctctactaaaaatacaaaaaattagccgggcatggtggcgggcgcctgtagtcccagctactcggagaggctgaggcaggagaatggcgtgaaccccggaggcggagcttgcagtgagccgagattgcgccactgcactccagcctgggcgacagagcgagactctgtctcaaaaaaaaaaaaaaaaaagaaaacactctcCATATAAATAGCATGATAAGACTGCCATTCTCCTCTGTAACCCAGGGGTTCTAGGAGAAGACAGGCTttgaataacaaataaaatattcttttttttgagatggagtctagctctgttgcctaggctggagtgcactggcataatctcgcctcactgcaacctccacctcctgggtttgagcaattctcctgcctcagcctcccaagtagctgggactacagggacctgccaccatgcccagctaatttttgtatttttagtagagacggggtttcactgtgttggccaggctggtctcgaactcctgacctcgtgatctgcccacctcggcctcccaaagtgctgggattataggcatgagccactgcgcctggcccctcaCACTATTACATCTTTAAACTTGAGCTTTCATCTATGGTTCCCGGCTCATAACTCCTATAGTCCTTGTTATAGTCTTTTGCTATAACATTGGGGCACTTTAGGCATCAGAAGCAGGACTCaggagacagaatctctctcttgAAACTTCTCTtgccctcctttcacctgcccaaggcaggactctaatctgATGGCGGGTCCTAAGACCTCACCCCACAGAAACGTCCTGCCCTACACCCTGGAGGAACAAATGCTACAGAGAGAGGCCAAAAAGAATCTGGACAGGCCTTGCGGGGTTTCCCCACCCCGTCTATTAGTGTTAGATCACACCCATTTTGTCTAATGGCATTTCCACATGGTTATCCATCCTTTAATCATGACTAtccaatgaagtctccataaaaggcCCAAGAGGGCAGGGTTAGGGGAGCTTCGGGACAGCTGACCATGCGGAGCCTGACAGGAAGGTGAACAAATGTGCCAGGAGGAAACTCCATGGGGCTAGAAGCTCTTGTGCTTGTGACCCTTCCAGATctcaccctatgcatctcttcatgtgGCTGTTTATTTGTAGCCTATAAAGTATACTGTTATAAACCAGTAAACTTAAGTACGTGATTCCTGAGTTGTGTGAGCTACTCCAGCAAATTAATCGAACCCAAGGAGACAGACGTGAGAACCCTGACTTGAAGCCATTCAGATGTTCTGGAGGCCTGTGCTTATGAATAATAGTGGGGGGTGcaggggcagtcttgtgggaccgAGCCCTCAACCTATGGTTTTTCaggctatctccaggtagataatgTCAGAACTgaaggacacccagctggtgtctacTGCAGAACTGACTGCTTgcttggtcacagaagtcttcttcGTTGATTGTTGTGTTGAGAGCAGAGAAAAACACAGTTTTGACTTTTTTcctcacatatatataaaacatgtatagCAGCTAAAGATACCAATGGAGAATCCAGTGCCTTCCCTGGCTGCAAACTTTTTTACCAACACTAAGACAGTTTCCAAGGGCCGCAATTACTGTTATCTAATCAACATGACAGAGCTTTCATGaacctaaatataaaaccaaattaGGCTAACCAAGAAGCAAGGCCAGACTAGGGGACTGCGAAAAGGACAGTCCCACTTTTGGAATGTACTAAAaggtggctttatttctgaaaatgGAGCTCCACTATCAGATCTCCCTAAGTACATGCTGGTGTCCATCCATAAGACCCAGTCTCGCTAGGAAATGCTTCTCTCACACTCGAGTCAGCTCATCTGCTCCGGGCTGTGTCTGCTCGGCAAACTAGACAACGGCAAGCGATCCCACACCTCTTGCACAGAACTTCTAGAAAAGAAGGGCCtctccaggtgcagtggctcatgtgaggtcaggacttcaagaccagcctgaccaacatggtgaaatcccatctctactaaaaatacaaaaataaataaataaaataaaaataaattaaaaagaaaaaaattggctaggcatggcagtgcacactgtaatctcagctacttgaaaggctgaggcaggagaattgcttgaacctgggaggcagaggttgcagtgagctgagatcacaccactgcactccagcctgggtgacaaagcgagactctgtctcaaaaaaaaaataaaataatggcctcACAGGATCTCTCCACGCTGCAAGGGGAAGGGGTGGCAGTGGGTGTGGAGAGAGCAGAGGTCAAACCCTCTCTGTCCCCAGGCAGTAATAGGGCCCCTTTCTACAAGACACAAGACAAACCTATATTTTAAAACCTGTGCATGAAAAGCACCTACCTTGGGCCTTGAGAATAGCAGCTTTTCCTCGGCCAGCCCCTGAgccttggtttttatttttcatgctcTTTAACATGGGTGCATTCTTCAGCATGTCAGGCAAAATCAGAAAGCGGATTTTGCTGCCACGGATGTATACCTGCTCCAGCTGTGCCACTCGGCCATCTCTGTATGTGACTGTGATGTTGGACATCTGGAAGGAAATCACCAGCTAATCAGTTAACGGTCAACAGCACCAGCGGTGGGGAGGGCCTTGACTGGTGGGAGGGGGAAGTCCAGAAAAGCAGACTGACATTGTGACAAAGCTGGTGAATTACACAGCAATCGTCAGTACTAACTGTGTACACCAGGGACTGCACTGAGCACTTTACCTAAACAGTCCTCCCAACACCTTCAGCGTGGGTATGAGTgctccccccccccttttttttgagatggagtttcactcttgttgcccaggctagactgcaatggcacaatctcggctcaccgtgacctctgcctcccgggttcaagcgattcttctgcctcagcctcctgagtagctgggattacaggcatgcgccaccatgcccagctaattttgtatttttagtagaggcggggtttcaccaggttggacaggctggtctcgaactcccgacctcaagtgatctgcccgcctcagcctcccaaagtgttgggattacaggtgtgagccaccgcgcccagccgagtgCTCCCATTTTTACAGGTTAAAAAAACCAAAGCAGTTATCCAAGGTCAAACAGCTGGAATGCAGGGAACTCCAGATTCGAACCAGCTGGCCTAGCTTCAGAGCCCTGGCTGTGCTGCACTGCCTGCTGAGCAAAGACGTGAAGAGCTCTTGAAGGTGCTAAACCGTAACTAAAACAACTTCAAACTGCTGGTCCAAACTGTCTTCCCCTGCACTGCCTGGAACTCAGATTTCAAAGGCACCGTGAAGGTCACGAGTATATACCAGATGTGGTTCTGACCCTCCAGGGTGCATACTCTAGAAGGTGAGACAGAACCCTCTAGCTTGGGTGACTAGGGACTGAGAAATGGAGGTGGTACCACAAGGGCCTGTAAAAAGGGCCTGAAATTACTGGAGGGTTATGAGGCAAGAGCTTGCACAAGGAAAAGAGGAGGCACTTGGGCAGTAGCCTACAGGATGCGAGGACCAGAACAGTCGAATAATGACCCTGGACAGGGTCGTTACTTCAGATAAGGGAGTTACTCAAGTTTGTCGACAGAAGAAAGATCAATAGGGTTAAGGCAGCACTTAGGAAAGATAAACGTGTCAACAAGGATAGACTGCAGGATGGACCAATGGGGAGCCTGAAGGTGAGACCAGCTTGGCATGGGAGGATGATACCAATCTGCCAGCATCAACCTCAACAAGCACCACATTTACAGAAAACGCAGCTTATTGTATGAACCTTCTGAAGAGAGAgaactataatttatttagaatGGGTCAGCCCTTATTGTAGAAAGATGTGCTGTCTCTGCAGATTTCTGTCTGGCTAGTTGccatcttattcattcttttcctcAAGTGCTAACTGGCCACCCAGCCTCTGCTTGAACACTCAGCGAGAAAAGAACAACTatgggcgggtgtggtggctcacgtctgtaatatcaacactttgggagctcaaggtgggaggatcacttgagcccaggagtttgagaccagcctgggcaacacagtgagacctcgtctctataaaaattagctggggccgggtgcggtggctcacgcttgtaatcccagcactttgggaggccgaggcgggtggatcacgaggtcaggagatcgagaccacggtgaaactccgtctctattaaaaatacaaaaaaattagccgggcgtggtggcgggcgcctgtagtcccagctactcggagaggctgaggcaggagaatggcgtgaacccgggaggcggagcttgcagtgagccgagatcgcgccactgcactccaacctgggtgacagagcgagactccgtctcaaaaaaaaaaaaaaaaaattagctgggtgtggtagcacgtgcctgtagtccagctactcaggaagctgaggtgaaaggatcacttggttctgggaggtcgaggctgcaaggagctgtgatggagccactgcaccccagcctgggccacagagcaagatcctgtcaaaaagaaaacaaaactatgcTCTGGGGCTGCCCCTGTTGTATATGAGCAGTTTCTAGAGGAATGGTTTCTAGAGCTTCCACCCACTATCCCTGTTCTACCTTCAGGGGCAACAGGGCTCCAATTTCCCATAAACCTTCTGCTCCAGGCTCCTCACTCCCAGCCTGTTATTAAATTTTCATCCAGTTCCCAAGTCCTTACCAATCCTTTTCTTCCCCTGAAGAATACCATAACCTCTAGTGCCACAAATGAATGCCAGGTTTATGGTCAGATTACCCAAGACAGAAACTGGATACAACTCAGGTTCAGCTGAATCTGACTGacaattaaaatgtgttttggggccgggcgcagtggctcatgcctgtaatcccagcactttgggaggccgaggtgggtggatcacctgagaccagtctggcaaacacggtgaaaccccgtctctactaaaaatacaaaaattagccgggtgtggtggcaggtgcctatagtcccacctacttgggaggctgaggcaggagaatcacttgaacctgggaggtagaggttgcagtgagccgaaatcacgccactgtattccagcctgggcaacagagcaagacagcgtctcaaaaaacaaaaaacaaaccaaacaaacaaaaaacgtgtTTTGGGGACTGTGCCACACTCATGACTCTGTAGAAGACACAAAATAGGCCTAAAGACCTATAGGTGAGatccagctctgccatttgtCAGAAGTGTAACCCCACGTATATCTCcaggcttctctgagcctccgttCCAACTACAAAGTTGAGTTTCGAAAATACAAGACAACAAAGCCAACagttactgagcacttattaGACATCAAGTGCTGGCCCAGGTGATTTCCCCACGGCAGCTCATGTTACCCCACAAAATCCTACATGGTAAAGAGATGAAGTGACATAGCCATTCAGAGGCAGATCTGTCCCCAGAAACCCATGCCCTTTCCCTCTATTCTCCTGCTTAAGGTCACACCACGCTTACATGGCCTGGCTGGAGTTTGAACCCAGTTCTGTCAACTCACACTCTTAACCACTGCATCTGATCACATTTCCTGAAATTGTTAAAAAgcaaatcaggccaggcacagtggttcatgtctgtaatcccagcactttgggaggccaaggtgggaggactgcttgaggtcaggagtttgagaccagcctgggaaatgtaacaagatcctatctctacaaaaatttttaacaattagccaggtgtggtggtgcatgcctgtggtcccagctacttgggaggcaaaggtgggaggatggctggagcccaggagttcaaggctgcagtgagctatgattacaacactgccttccagcctgggcaacagagtaagaccctgtcaaaaaaaaaaaaaaaaaaagtgaacaaggCAAAGTATGTCTAAATGCTGTCTCTATTGCCT from Nomascus leucogenys isolate Asia chromosome 7b, Asia_NLE_v1, whole genome shotgun sequence encodes:
- the SNRPD3 gene encoding small nuclear ribonucleoprotein Sm D3, with protein sequence MSIGVPIKVLHEAEGHIVTCETNTGEVYRGKLIEAEDNMNCQMSNITVTYRDGRVAQLEQVYIRGSKIRFLILPDMLKNAPMLKSMKNKNQGSGAGRGKAAILKAQVAARGRGRGMGRGNIFQKRR